The DNA region CCGAACTGCACGTCACCGTTCGCGCCCATCTGGATCACCGAGATGGTCCGCAGGCAGCACGCCAAGTAGACAGAATCGGGGAGGACATTATTTCCAGCGCGCAGTTGTACGACTCCATCGGAGCCACCTACACCACGACGCGGCGAACCGAGCCGCGGATCGCCGAGCAGGTCTGGGCAGCGCTCGGCGACGCCCGGACCGTGCTGAACGTCGGCGCGGGAACCGGCTCCTACGAGCCCTCCCACCGCGATGTCACCGCGGTGGAACCCTCGGCGGTCATGCGGGCGCAGCGCCCCGCAGGCGCGGCGCCGTGCGTGGCCGCCGCCGCGGAGCGCCTTCCGTTCGAGGACCAGTCCTTCGACGCCGCGATGGCTTTCGCCACCGTCCACCACTGGCGTGACCCGATCGCAGGCCTGCGCGAGATGCGCCGCGTCGCGCGCCGCGTGGTGGTGTTCACCTGCGACACCACTGAAGCGAGCTGGCATAGCCGGTTCTGGCTGACTCGCGACTACCTGCCTGAGGTCGCCGCCTCCCGCGTCGGCCTCGCCACGGAACTGGCGCGCGCGATCGGGGCCCGGATGGAACCGGTGCTGATCCCATGGGACTGCGCTGACGGCTTCTTCGAGGCCTACTGGCGCAGGCCCGAGGCATACCTGGACGAGAGTGTCCGTCGCGGGATATCGATCTGGGCCAAAGTCGGACCTGACGCCGAGCAGAGGGCGGTGCGCACCCTCCGGGACGACCTCGCCTCAGGCCGGTGGGCCGAACGCAACCGCGACCTTCTCGATCTCGAAGCGGCGGAGCTCGGCCTTCGCCTGCTTATCGCCTGAACCAGCCACGGCCGGGCCGCGCGTCGACGGTCGGGCCGCATGGTCAGGCCGAGACGAAATCAGGCCCTGTCCAAAGTGGACAGGGCCTGACCTGCGTCGGGGTGACAGGATTTGAACCTGCGACCTCTTCGTCCCGAACGAAGCACGCTACCAAACTGCGCCACACCCCGAGTGTGGAACGAGGGGAAGTCTAGCGGACCCGCGCCCGGGCTCCGAATCGGGCTCCCCTTGAACCCTCCGCCGCCGGATCGCCGCCGGTCGGGCGGGGAATGAGGGTCAGCAGGCTCGCTTCCGGGGGGCAGGCGAACCGCACCGGCGCGTACGGGGAGGTGCCCAGGCCCGCCGACACGTGCAGCCACGTGTGCGCTCCCCAACGCGACGACCCGCGTGCGCGCGAGCGGTCCAGCTCGCAGTTCGTCACCAGGGCGCCGTAGCCGGGGATGCGCAGCTGGCCACCGTGGGTGTGACCGGCCAGGACCAGGTCGTATCCGTCCTCGGCGAACCGGTCCAGCACCCGCGGCTCCGGGGAGTGGGTGACCCCCAGGCGCAGGGTGGCCGTGCGGTCGGGGCGGCCTGCGATCTCGTCGTAGCGGTCGCGCTTGAGGTGGGGGTCGTCGACGCCCGCGGCGGCGATGAGGCGGCCGTCGATGGTGAGGCGGGTACGGGTGTGGGTCAGGTCGTGCCAGCCGCGCTCGACCAGGGCGGCGCGCAGGTCGCGCCATGGCAGGGCGATGCCGTGGACCCGCTTGTCCGAGGGGAACAGGTAGCGCGCGGGGTTCTTCGGCTTCGGCGCGTAGTAGTCGTTGCTGCCGAAGACGAATAGGCCCGGCCGGTTCAGCAGCGGCGACAGGGCGCGCACCACCGCGGGCACGGCCTGCTTGTGCGCAAGGTTGTCGCCGGTGTTGACGACGAGGTCGGGGTTGAGGCTGTCCAGTTCGGCGACCCAGGCCTGCTTTGACTTCTGGCCGGGCATCATGTGCAGATCCGAGATGTGCAGCACGCGCAGCGGGCGGGCGCCCTCGGCCAGGACGGGCAGGGTGGCCTCGCGCAGCGTCCAGCGGGTGCGCTCGTACCCGGCGGCGTAGGCCAGGGTGGCGGCGCCGAGCGCGGTGGTGCCGATGGCGATGCGGCGCAGGGTCGTGGCTAGGTCACTCACGCCGTCGAGGGTACGGGGCCGGGGCGGCATCGCGGGTATCGCGTTTGCCAGGCCAGTAGGGTTCCTTGCATGGCTGAGCTCAAGAACCGGCTGAAAACCGACCTGACGACCGCGATGAAGGCCCGCGAGAAGACCCGGACCGCGTCACTGCGCATGGGTCTCGCCGCCATCACCACCGAAGAGGTCGCGGGCACCGACGCCAGGGAACTCACCGACGACGAGGTGCAGAAGGTCCTGGCTCGCGAGGTGCGCAAGCGCAAGGAGGCCGCCGAGGCCTTCGCGGGCGCGGGCCGGGCCGAGCAGGCCCAACTCGAACTCGACGAGGCCGAAGTCCTCGCCGCCTACCTCCCCAAGCAACTCGACGACGCCGAACTGACCGCCCTGGTCGACGCGGCTGTGGCCGAGGTCGCCGACCAGCTCGGTGCCGCCCCCGGCCAGAAGCAGATGGGCCAGGTCATGAAGGCCGCCAACACCAAGGTCGCGGGCCGCGCCGATGGCGGCCGCGTCGCCGCCGCCGTCAAGGCGAAGCTCACCGGCTGACCGGAGTGCCCGTACCCCAAGCACGCTGATCAACCACGGATACCCGCCTGCCCTCAACGCCTGAATCGATGGTCGGCAGTGTCGGGGCCGGGAGCGCGATGACCGTCACGACAAAGAATCGGGGCCCGACCACCAAGGTGATCGGGCCCCGAATTCGTCAGGGGACTGGGCCGATAGTGATCGGCGGTCCGTTCCCACCGCCGTTGCCCGGCGGTCTGGTGACACCGTCGCCGTTGCCCGGCGGGCCGTTGCCCGGACCGCCCGGTGGCGGTGGCACACCCGGCTCCGTCGGCGGGACAGGCACATCGGAGGTCTTCGGCGGCGGCACGTAGCCGGTGCTGACGAAGATCGTGATCATCTCGCCGGTCAGGGCCGCGCCGCGCGGGGACTGGCTGACGACGGTGCCCTTCTTGCGGGCGTCGTTGCGGTCCTTGGCCGTGACCTGGTAGCCCGCGTTCTGCAGGATGCCGGTCGCTTCCTCGGCCGATTTGCCGATGACGTCCGGGACCTTGATCTCCGGCCCGCCTTCGAGGTACCGCTGCTCCACGCCCGGCATGCCCAGCGCGGGTTGGCCCTCGAGGACCTTCGTCATCGTGGCGAACCAGGTGCGCGCGGGCACCTTGCCGCCGTAGATGTTGCCGCCGGTGCCGCACAGCCTCGGGTGTGGCTCGGCGTCGCAGATGCCCTGGGGCTTGTTGCTGTCGTTGAACGTCAGCACCGCCGCGGAGTACTGCGGGGTCGCGCCGATGAACCCGGCCGACTTGTGGTCCTGGGTGGTGCCGGTCTTGCCCATCATCGGCCGCTTCCAGCCCACCGCGGCCGCGGCGCGGGTCGCGGTGCCGCTGGTGTCGTCCTTGGACAGGCCCACCGCCAGCGCGTTGGCCAGTGGTTCGGCCACCGCCTGCTCACACGGCTGCTCGTTGACCTCGATCTTCTTGCCGTCCCGGTCGAGGATCTCGATCAGCGGGCTCGGCGGGCACCAGACGCCGCCGCTCATGATCGTCGCGCCGACGTTGGCCAGCTCGACCGTGCTCAGCGGGCCGGGGCCCAGGGTGAACGACGCCTTGCCGGGGCTGTTCTCCGACGGCTTGAAGTAGTCGGACTGGCTGAGGCGGTACTCGGCCTCCTTGCGGCTGGGATCCGGGTCG from Alloactinosynnema sp. L-07 includes:
- a CDS encoding GatB/YqeY domain-containing protein → MAELKNRLKTDLTTAMKAREKTRTASLRMGLAAITTEEVAGTDARELTDDEVQKVLAREVRKRKEAAEAFAGAGRAEQAQLELDEAEVLAAYLPKQLDDAELTALVDAAVAEVADQLGAAPGQKQMGQVMKAANTKVAGRADGGRVAAAVKAKLTG
- a CDS encoding metallophosphoesterase; the encoded protein is MRRIAIGTTALGAATLAYAAGYERTRWTLREATLPVLAEGARPLRVLHISDLHMMPGQKSKQAWVAELDSLNPDLVVNTGDNLAHKQAVPAVVRALSPLLNRPGLFVFGSNDYYAPKPKNPARYLFPSDKRVHGIALPWRDLRAALVERGWHDLTHTRTRLTIDGRLIAAAGVDDPHLKRDRYDEIAGRPDRTATLRLGVTHSPEPRVLDRFAEDGYDLVLAGHTHGGQLRIPGYGALVTNCELDRSRARGSSRWGAHTWLHVSAGLGTSPYAPVRFACPPEASLLTLIPRPTGGDPAAEGSRGARFGARARVR
- a CDS encoding class I SAM-dependent methyltransferase; amino-acid sequence: MYDSIGATYTTTRRTEPRIAEQVWAALGDARTVLNVGAGTGSYEPSHRDVTAVEPSAVMRAQRPAGAAPCVAAAAERLPFEDQSFDAAMAFATVHHWRDPIAGLREMRRVARRVVVFTCDTTEASWHSRFWLTRDYLPEVAASRVGLATELARAIGARMEPVLIPWDCADGFFEAYWRRPEAYLDESVRRGISIWAKVGPDAEQRAVRTLRDDLASGRWAERNRDLLDLEAAELGLRLLIA